The genomic segment CAGCATGAAAACCAATGCCTTGAGGCAATTAAAGATGCCGGTATCGAACATCACCTTATTTACGATGTTGTAAATGGGGGTGACATCATTCCCTTCTTTACGCCTTTAACACAAACAAATGACACGATTTTAATGGCCGAAAGAAACAAAGCTAGTACAGAATGTAAGGCCTTAACACTTCTACTTGACGAGAGTGACGACAGTCATTCCCAAAGCGCTATTTCGGGCCAATACTTGATTACAGTGCACAAGCTTGAACAGAATAAGTTGGCAATTTCAAAAGTGCTCAAAAATCAGTATGGCGAATTCAAGCCACTTGATCAGCACTTTTTAGAGACTCTAAAACGCTCAGTTGATTCATCTCCCACTGAAACTGCCACTTCCTTCGCCAGTAATGGTGATTTTGGCACTGAAAATCTCTGCAACTACAGCGAGTATAAGATTTTAGAGACAACTACACTAAAGTGCAGCATGATGGATAGCTTTTCCAAGGAAAGAAGGCCCTTGAGCCTACGTTTACGTTATCTGCCTGGCAGCAACTTTGATACAATTGAGGATATCATTGGTTTATCTGCCAACGACATAGCATCACCGGACAAACCTTTGAAAATTGACAATGAAACCAAGCAGTATGTCATAGGAAACCTCTACAAATTGGGTCTATCAGCTCAACTTAATAAAGAGATATGACCACCATGCATATTTGGCATATCATTTGATGGGGGCGTGGACTATTTTTTAATGGGACGGTGAATAGTTTCCTCGTCATTGCAACTATAGAGTTGCGCCTCTGCAGCTAAATTAAGGCTGATAATCACTTTTAAACGCCTCAAGTATATCTTGGGACCGATTTTCGAGTTCAAGAACTTCCTCCATCGCGAGTGATTCTAGAAGAATATGGTACCGTTCCTTGCAAAACACTAGGCATGGGGTATGTACAACACCACCTAAATCATTGGAAACTGActtttatttatgtaattatcCCTTCTCTTGGCACCATTCAGCCACTTTGAGCTGAGGGAGTTGTTTACTGTACCGTTAGTGACATACATAATCTTCTCACAATCGTCGCTTATCtatataacaattgatACTTGCCCTCTTTATTGGTGATCTCTCATATGGTGGATGATTCACTTTAATCCAACGTTGCCTTGAATTGCGTAACTTCTCGGTCCTCCATCCAGACACCGCAAACTGACGCTTCTGTAGTATATTATGTAAACGCACATTATTTATAGTCCAATTATACCGTGTTACAGCTCGAATCGTTCGAGGAGTCTCCATTTTCCCGGGGGTAAATTGCCCAAATAGATATTCCCCAGTCTAACTCTTGTAATTCTTTTGACACTTAACCCTGCGAATTGGCAAAGCTTC from the Babesia microti strain RI chromosome I, complete genome genome contains:
- a CDS encoding conserved Plasmodium protein, unknown function (overlaps_old_locusTagID:BBM_I02620): METPRTIRAVTRYNWTINNVRLHNILQKRQFAVSGWRTEKLRNSRQRWIKVNHPPYERSPIKRISDDCEKIMYVTNGTVNNSLSSKWLNGAKRRDNYINKSGVVHTPCLVFCKERYHILLESLAMEEVLELENRSQDILEAFKTAEAQLYSCNDEETIHRPIKK